One window of the Apium graveolens cultivar Ventura unplaced genomic scaffold, ASM990537v1 ctg8326, whole genome shotgun sequence genome contains the following:
- the LOC141704860 gene encoding uncharacterized protein LOC141704860, whose translation MTAALRMLAYGTPADAIDDYVRIGKNTTIESLKKFVKAIVKYLKWKNCPSAWQGMFTGHIREPTIILEAIASKDLWIWHAFFGLPGSLNDINVLDRSNLFQELAEGRGPEVRYTINGHKYNM comes from the exons ATGACAGCTGCACTAAGGATGCTTGCATATGGAACACCCGCTGATGCTATTGATGATTATGTAAGAATTGGCAAAAACACGACAATTGAGAGTCTGAAAAAATTTGTTAAAGCAATTGTCAAATATTTG AAGTGGAAGAATTGCCCATCTGCATGGCAAGGTATGTTTACTGGTCATATTCGTGAACCCACTATTATCTTGGAAGCAATAGCTTCAAAAGACCTTTGGATTTGGCATGCCTTTTTTGGATTACCTGGATCGTTAAATGACATTAATGTGTTAGACCGATCCAATCTATTTCAGGAATTAGCAGAAGGTCGTGGACCAGAAGTGAGATACACTATCAACGGCCACAAATATAATATGTGA